TGCACCGTATTTGGGTGATTTTGCACGGAATCGGTTGACGCATTCGTTGGAGGTTGCGCAGATCGGGCGGGAAATTGCCTCGTTTCTGGGCTGTCATGCGGATCTGGTGGATGCGGCGTGTTTGGCGCACGATTTGGGGCATCCGCCGTTTGGGCATAACGGTGAGCGTGAGTTGAATCGGGTGGCTGAGCAGGTGGGTGGGTTTGAGGGTAATGCGCAGACGTTGCGGGTGTTGACGAGGTTGGAGCCGAAACGGTTTCACGCTGATGGGCGTCCGGCTGGGTTGAATTTGACGCGGGCTGCGTTGGATGCGGCGTGTAAGTATCCCTGGGGTGCTGGGCAGGGGCCTGGGGGGTCGGGGAAGTTTGGTTTTTATGCCGATGATGAGCCGGTGTTTGCCTGGGTGCGTGATGGGGCGCCTTCTCGTGGTGCTGGTGGGGTGACGCCGGTGGAGGCGCAGGTGATGGATTGGTCTGATGATGTGGCGTATTCGGTGCATGACGTGGAGGATGCGGTGGCTTCGGGGCGGGTGGATTTGCGGGTGTTGTCGTCGGTGTCGGCGTTGCGGGATGTGGCGGTGGTGGCGCAGCGGTATTACGAGCCGTCGTTGGAGGTAGAGGCGTTAGTGGAGGCGGGGCAGCGGTTGCATGCTGCTGATGAGGTGGTGGATGAGTTTGATGGGTCGCGGGCGGGGTTGGCTGCGTTGAAGGACATGACTAGTGGGTTGGTGGGTCGTTTTGTTCGTCAGGTGCAGTCTGCGACGCGTCAGGTGCATGGTCCGGTGCGGTTGGCGCGGTACGACGGTTCGTTGGTGGTGCCGGTGCAGGCGCGGGCGGAGTGCGCGATGTTGAAGGCGGTGGCGGCGGCTTTTGTGATGCAGACGCCGGGGCATGCGGCGGTGATGGAGCGTGAGCGTGAGGTGGTGCGGGGGTTGGTGGAGGCGTATTTGGAGTGTCCTGAGGAGAGGTTGGATCGTGATTTGGTGGTGGATTGGGGTGCGGCTTCTTCGGATGGGGAGCGGTTGCGGGTGGTGGTGGATCAGGTGGCGTCGTTGACTGATACGCGTGCGTTGGCGTTGCATGCTCGTTGGTGTGGGAGTGCGTGATGGGTGGGGTGATGTTGGGCTCGTAGACTGCCGTGTGCGCTTTGTTGGCGTGTGAGTGTGATTGGTGAGGTGGGATGGCGGGTCTGCTGCGTGAGGAAGATGTCGCTCTCGTAAAGGAGAGAGTGAATCTTGAGGATGTGGTGCGTGAGCATGTGACGTTGACGCGTTCTGGGTCGGACAGTTTGAAGGGGTTGTGTCCGTTTCACGATGAGCGTTCGCCGTCGTTTCATGTGCGTCCTGCGCATGGTCATTGGTATTGCTTTGGGTGTGGTGCCGGGGGTGATGTGATCGCGTTTGTTCAGGAGATTGAGCACCTGGGGTTTGTGGAGACTGTTGAGCGGTTGGCGGCTCGGGTGGGGGTGGAGCTGCAGCGTGATGAGTCTTCGGTTGCGGAGTCAGGCAGGGCGCGTCGGACGCGGTTGATGGAGGCGCATCGGGTTGCTGAGGAGTTTTATGCCGAGGCGTTGATTGGTGCGCGTGAGGCTAGGCCTGCTCGGGATTTTTTGCGGGGTCGTGGGTTTGATTCCAAGGCTGCGCAGATGTTTGGGGTGGGGTATTCCCCGCGTGGTGGTGATGTGCTGACGAGGTTGTTGTTGGATCGGGGGTTTACGGAAGAGGAGTTAACTCTTGGGGGGTTGACGGGGCGTTCTTCGCGGGGGCTGTATGACAGGTTCCGGGGCCGGGTGATGTGGCCGATTCGGGATGTGACGGGCGCGACGGTGGGGTTTGGTGCGCGGCGCATTTTGGATGATGACCGGATTGATGCGAAGTATCTGAATACCTCTGAGACGCCGATTTATAAGAAGACTCATGTGCTGTATGGGTTGGATTTGGCGAAGAAGGCGATTGCTTCGCAGCGTCGTGCTGTGGTGGTGGAGGGGTATACGGATGTGATGGCGATGCACCTGTCGGGGGTGCGGGGTGCGGTGGCTACGTGTGGCACGTCGTTTGGTGCTGAGCATGTGAAGGTGTTGCGGCGGTTGTTGCGTGATGACGGTGATGGGAAAGTCATTTTCACGTTTGATGGTGATGCTGCTGGTCAGAAGGCCGCTATGCGGGCTTATGAGTTGGATGATCAGTGGGTTTCACAGAGTTTTGTTGCGGTGGCTCGTAATGGGATGGATCCGTGTGATTTGCGCCTGGCTGAGGGCGAGGCTGCGGTTGAGCATTTGATTGAGAAGCCGACGCCGATGTTTGAGTTCGCGGCGCGGACAACGATCGGGCGTTTTGATTTGCAGACCAGGGAGGGTCAGGCCCACGCGATTGAGGCGGTGGCGCCGATTTTGGCTGGTATTGATGGTGAGGCGTTGTCGCGGATGTATGTCGATGATGCTGCGACATGGATTGGTGTGCCGGTTGATCTGGTGGCTGGTGCTGTTGAGCGTGCGCGTGCGGGGGGTCGGCGCCCGGATGCGCAGGTGCATGGTGGGCGTCAGCGTGTAGTTGCCTCTGGGGGAGAGGTTTCGCCGGTGCGTGCGGAATCTGGTCCGGATGCTAATGGTGAGTCTGCGTCATTGGTGTTTCCGCGTCCGGATTTACGTAATCGTGTGGTGCATTTGGAGTTTCAGGTACTGCAGGTGTTGTTGCAGTATCCGGGGGCTCTTGATGACAGCGAGATTATGCCGTTGGTGCGGGCGCAGTTTACGGATCCGGGTTTGGCTGCGGTGTTGTTAGCAGTGTTGACGCATTGGGGTGAGCACACTTCGGTGAGTGCGTCTGCGTGGGTGGAGTTGGTGCGGGCGCAGGCTGGTGATCAGGCGGGGCCGACGGTGAGTTCTTTGGTGGTGACTCCGTTGTTGACTCGGTTGGATCCGCAGACGGGGTTGCCTAGTAAGCGGTTTGTGCAGTCGTTGCTTGTGGCTGTGCAGGAGGAGACGTTGCGGTCGCGTATTGCGGCTGCGGCGGGTGATTTGCGGCGTGCTGAGGCGATGGATCCGCAGCGGGCTAGGTATGTGGCGCAGGAGTTGACTGCGTTGCAGGGTCAGTTGGCGGCGTTGAAACACACAGAAGATTGATGTGTTTTGGCTAGGGGGTGGGTGAGGATGGGTGTCATGCGTTTTTTGTGGAGGAAGTCCTCTCCGGTGTTGCCGCAGGTTGTGCGGGATGCGGTGACGGGGCGTGGTGAGCGTGTGTTGGCGTGGGCGGCTGAGAAGTATGCCGGGGCGTTCATTGTGGCTACGACTGGGCGGTTGGTGGTCGTGGATGTCCAGGGTGAGGTGATGGATGTTGGTAGGTGGGGTGAGGTGGATAGTGCGGTGTGGGAGCCGGGGACGGCGACGTTGTCTGTGGCGTGGGTGGATGGGCGTCGCGGGAGTCAGTGGACGGCTGTGGGGTCTGCGACGCGGTTGGCTGAGAGTGTGCATGAGCGGGTGAGTCGTTCGGTGGTGGTGGCGGTTGATCTTGAGCGTGATGGTGTGCGGATTGGGCGGGCGGCGATTCGTCGTGATCCGCAGACGCAGGAGTTGTCCGCGCAGTTGGTGTGGGCTCGGGGGCAGCGTCCGCGTGATGAGGAGCGGGCTGCGTATGGGGAGGCAGTGTTGGTGAATTTGTGTGAGCAGGTGGGGTTGCCTGAGTCGGTTGGGCGGGCGGCGAGTAGGGCTGGGATGGGGTCGTGAGGGGTGGTTGCACACTCGATTTCGTTTTCTCGGCAGACCTTTGCTAATGTTCTTTTCAGCAGCGATCCCCTGTAGCTCAACTGGCAGAGCATTCGGCTGTTAACCGGAGGGTTGTTGGTTCGAGTCCAACCGGGGGAGCAAAGCACATCACGCCCCGTCCTGAATTCAGGGCGGGGCGTGATGCATATTCACTCGCAGTAGCGAGCCACGGGCCAGTAGCTCAGCCGGTCAGAGCAGCGGACTCATAATCCGTCGGTCGTGGGTTCAAGCCCCACCTGGCCTACCGATACGCGGTAGAAAAATTTTTCTCCCCTTTCTTTCCGCGCGACCTCATCCCCAAACACCACACAAAGTCTTTATGCGTGCCCTGAATCACGTTTAACCCGAGCGTCTTTGACGCGCGACCTAAGAACCCTCCCAGCAGGGTCGATCAGCTGTTCGACCCTCTACCCCTGGGAGATCTCCATGCGTCGTATGCGCTCGGTGGCCACCTGGTCGCTCACCCTCATGCTCGTCACGTTCAGCGCAATGAACGGCCAAGCCGCACCCGCCTCAGCAGCTTCCAGCACTACCTGGTCTCAGAAATCCGGCATGGCCATCCCCGGCACCCGCCTGGCCTGGGGACCTCCCGGACAACTCGAACACGATCTCGATCGCGTCGCTGCTAGCGGCGTCAAATGGCTACGCTTCGACGTCCCCTGGAGCCAGATTTCTTGGGAACCCGGACAAGCAGACTGGGCACGCTTTGACCGCATCGTCGAAGGTGCCCGCGCCCGAGGGCTCCGACCCCTAGGCGTATTAAGCACAATGGCGCCCTACGCACGCCCCGCAGGCACCGACTACCGATACGCACCTCGCACCGCCTCAGAACGCAAAGCCTTCGCCGGGTTCGCCAAACAAGCCGCCGCCCGCTACAAAGGCAAAATCAACCACTGGGAAATCTGGAACGAACCCAACCTCGACCAGGCCTGGTCACCCACCCCCAGCCCAGCGGCATACGTAGAACTCCTACGCGCCACCACCCCAGCCATCAAATCAGTCAACCCCGCCGCCATCACTATCGCCGGCGGAACAGGCGGAGCCACAGGCGCCCCCGACATCACCCCCATTGACTGGTACACCGGCGTCTACGCCCAAAAACCCCAAGGCCTCTTTGACGCCCTAGCCGTGCACCCCTACTCAGACCTGCGCTACGGCTGGGGAGGGGAGATGTCTACCGCTCCCATCATCCGCGCCATCATGGACAAAAACGGCGACGCCAACAAAGAGATCTGGGCAACCGAAGCTGGATTCCCCACCGGCGGCCAATACCGCACCACCGAAAACGACGCCGCCCGGATGATGCGTGAAAGCCACGCAGCATGGACCAAAATCCGTAAACACGGCCCCCTGTTTTGGTATACCCTCACTGACACCAGCGACCCCACCAGCGAAGGACACTTCGGCTTCTACCGCCTAAATGGCACGGCCAAGCCAGCCCTAGCGGTCCTTACTGCTCTCAATGCCCAGCCTCTGCCTGCAGGCACCACCACCCCAGCACCACCGGCCGCAAAGCCAGGAACCGGATACGTGGTAGCACCTGCCGCTAACCTCACCACAAACGGAAAAACCACCAAAGCCACTTTCAGCCTCTACACCACCCGAAGCGTCCCCATCCGAGCATTGAGCATGACCGTACGCAACTCAGCCGGAGCTGTATTCGACATCCCCGTCCGTGCAGCCACCACGCTGCGTGGGTCACAAACCTTCACTGCCACCCGTGCAGCGCTGCCTGCGGGCACCTACACCTACGCCCCAGCTTGGCAAACCACCAACGGAAAATGGAACGGCCCCACGCGCGAAGGTAAACACACCGTCGGAGCCACCCCCAACACCCTCAGCGCCGCTCACGCAACCATCAACAACACTGCCCGAGGCGCCACCGCAGACATCGTCACTAGCGTTGACGGAAAACTAGCCGTCAACGCCCTCATCGTCGCCATGCGGGACTCATCAGGAGCCAACTGGGACATCTGGACGGCCAAAAACACCACCTTGACCGGACTGCAGCGTCACCACGGCACCAAACAGTCCCTGCCCGCTGGCACCTACACCTACACCGTCGCTTACCAAAGCACCGACGGCAACTGGCACGAACAACCAGGCAAAAAAACCCTGACTGTTCATTAATGCCACCTGGCAAAAAGCGGGGGCCACTGCACTAGTGCAGTGGCCCCCGCTTTCGTCACAGCATTACCAGCGCTTCAGGACACTGGCGTCAACGATCAAGCATCCGCAAGCGTCAACCCAATCGTGGACAGCAACTCATACGGAGGAATATTGGTCCCGCCAGAAGCAATCGCCAACAATGCCGATGCAAGAGAAGCCATCGCAGAAGTCAGGATCAATGGATCCTGATCCTCCATCTCCTCACGCAAAATGTTGACGTACTCGTTGACGGTGCAACCGCCATCCATACTTTGCAGCCGAGCGGTAAGAATGGCCATGGCGCTCTGCATTCCCGGTGCGGGTGCAACAGGTGCGTCCGTCATGAATCTCCCCCTTGTAGAGACATGTCGTGGTCCGCCGGAGTTTCCGTCGGCCCCCGCCGCAGTGCACCCCCATGCGAACCACGGCGTGGAAGAAGCTCCGTTCTTCCGCGATCACTCCATAAGTGAAGCGCACGTCTTGATCGAGTGTCCAGTAGCCACAGGCGTAACTGACCTCCCGTTGTCGACAAGCCACAGCGCGCTCATTCCACGCTCGGCAACACATTTGAGGCACAATGTTCTTCGATCAATCGAACTAAAAATCTTCAATCGGACAACCGATCAAAACGTTCACCACGAACAACGCAAAACCACTCCGAGTGAAGAATTCACCGCCGCGCAGGGGTGCGCGGCAACCACACAGTTCGATCGACCACGGGTCCTACAGCTGGGGAGTTGGACGGCCCACACAACCACATACAAACCGGTCACATGGGTGCCAGCTATGGGCGTTGGGGAAGACGTCCCACACACACCCAGGAGGACCGGATGTCTGGAAAGCCCACGGGCAACACAACACGAGGAGCCGTGTACATCCACTCGGCCCCAGCAGCACTATGCCCACATATCAGTTGGGCGCTCGAATCAGTGCTCGGCGGCAAGGTCGACCTCGACTGGTCACCCCAGCCCCTCGGGCGCTCACTCATGCGTGCCGACCTCACCTGGTACGGCGAACCTGGAACCGGCGCCGCCATCGCCAGCGCCATGCGCGGATGGGAAAACCTGCGCTACGAAGTAACCGAAGAACCCAGCCCCGGCCTCGACGGATCACGTTGGTCCCACACCCCCTCACTAGGAATCCACCACACCTGGATCTCCGCCTCTGGGGATGCTGTTATCAACGAAGACCGCATCCGAGCAGCCATGCGCCACGGAAACGCCACCGCCCTGCGCCACGAACTCGATCAAGCCCTAGGCACTGCCTGGGACGTCGAACTCGACAACTTCCGCCATGCCGGCGATGGCCGCCCCGAACGCTGGCTCTACCGCGTGAGCTAAGCGACACACCGCCACTCGTGCGGCAGTACCACCATGCCCGCACACACAACTCCTGGGACCACGCATGGCTGTGGGGCCAGCCCCGTTGATGGGCTGGCCCCACAGCCATAGGCAATTACGCCGCCAACCTCACAGCGGAATGTTCCCGTGATCACCTCGACGCGCCGGAGCAGCCGCGATCGCCGCCGCGATCACACCACGCGTCAAACCCGGCTCGACAATCTCATCCACGACACCGATATCAACAGCGCGCGGCAACCCGCCAGAAAGCCTCTCGTGCTCTACCGCGAGCTCACTCTCCACACGCTCCACATCCTCGGCAGGGACCTGCGCCAACTTCCGCCGATGCAAAATCCGCACCGCGGCAACAGAACCCATCACCGCGACCTCGGCATCGGGCCACGCAAACACCTTCGTAGCGCCCAAAGCGCGACTGTTCATCGCCAGATAGGCACCGCCGTACGTTTTACGCGTCACCAGCGTAACCCGCGGAACCACCGCCTCAGCGAACGCGTGCAACAGCTTGGCGCCACGACGCACCACCCCATCCCACTCTTGGCCCAGGCCCGGCAGATACCCCGGCACATCCACCACCACAATCAGTGGAATACCGAACGCATCACACATCCGCACAAACCGCGAGGCCTTCTCTGCACTCGTGGCATCCAAACACCCACCCAGACGCAGTGAGTTATTTGCAATAACTCCCACCGTGCGCCCACCCAGGCGCCCCAGGGTGGTGACGATGTTCGGCGCCCACTTCGGATGCAGCTCAATCGTTGTAGCGTCAGCGTCAAGCAGATCCTCGACCAGCGGGTGAACATCGAAAGCACGCTTAGCCGAATCCGGTAAGAACCGCACCAAATCCCGATCCTGCACCGATGCAGGGTCCAACGACCCCTGGCTATTGGCGCCGAGCAGATCACACAGTTGGCGACCACGCTCGTAGGCTTCTTCATCAGAATCGGTCACCACATGCACCACGCCAGAACGACGACCATGGGGCTCAGGGCCACCTAGTCGCAGCGCATCAACCTGCTCCCCAGTCACCGAACGCACCACATCGGGGCCTGTGACAAAAATGCGTCCCAGCGGCCCCAACACGACAACATCGGTCAACGCCGGACCATACGCCGCGCCACCAGCAGCAGGGCCCAACACAACAGAGATCTGCGGAATCTTGCCGCTGGCTTTGGTCATGATCGCGAAGATCAACCCCACGCCGTGCAGCGAGAACACACCCTCAGCTAGCCGTGCACCACCGGAATGCCACAACCCCACTACGGGGCAGCCCTCGACCAGAGCCCGTTCGTAGGCGGCCACGACAGCGCGGCAGCCATCACCGCCCATTGCTCCGCCTTGCACTGTCGGGTCGGCAGCGAAGGCGACCACCGTGTTGCCATGTACCTGACCGATACCGGCCAACATTCCCGACAAGTCATCATCAGAGATAACAGTGAGCGTGCCCTCGTCGAAAAAACGCTCCAACCGGCGCTGCGGGTGCCGGGGGTCTTCCTCGCGCGGAACCTTAATTCGCTCTCGAACAGCCTGTGCAGCCTGCGTAGCAGCCACGCTTGGTGTCCGGGAAGTCACGAGACGCTCCGGAACGCCAAAGTCACGTTGTGCCCTCCGAAACCAAACGAGTTGTTCAACGCAACCACATCACCAGCAGGCAAGGCCCGGTTCTGGCCACGAACGATATCCAGGTCAATCTGGGGATCGAGGTTCTCCAAGTTCTGAGTGGCTGGCACGAGGCGATCACGCAACGTAAGGATCGTGAAAACCGACTCCAATGCACCCGCTGCACCAAGCAGATGTCCCGTCATGGATTTCGTGGCGGTCAAGCATGCGTGGTCGGCGTGGGAACCCAAACCAGCGCGAATAGCTTTGGCTTCTGCGCCATCACCGGCTGGGGTGGAGGTGGCGTGTGCGTTCACATGCACCACCGATGCTGGGTCGATATCGCCTTCGCTCAGTGCCCGCTGGATTGATAGTGCGGCCCCGGCGCCTTCAGGTTCAGGAGCGGCTACGTGGTAGGCATCACTGGATAGGCCCGCAGCGACAAGCTCTGCGTAGATGCGGGCACCGCGTGCAACGGCGTGCTCGTATTCCTCCAGCACAAGGATTGCCGATCCCTCACCCATGACAAAGCCGTCACGGTCAATGTCATAGGGGCGTGAAGCGCCCTGAGGGTCTTCGTTACGTGTCGATAGGGCGTGCATCGCAGAGAAGCCACCGATCGTCAGGGGGTGAATGGCCCCTTCGGTGCCTCCGGCCACGACGATGTCGGCTTTGTCACTGCGGATCAATTCAAGCCCATCAGCGATGGACTCAGCTCCGGAAGCACACGCACTCACAGGAGCATGCGCCCCAGCGGTGGCTTTCAGTTCTAAGGACACCGTTGCTGAGGGGCTGTTCACGAGCAGCATCGGCACCGACAGCGGGAAAATACGGCGAGGGCCCTTCGTGCGCAGCGTTTCCCAGGCGTCAACAAGGGTGTGCACGCCACCGATACCGGTTCCTACGCTCACAGCCAGCCGGTTGGATTCGATGTCGGGTGCGCCGGCATCGCGCCATGCTTGACGTGCCGCGATGAGAGCGTATTGGGTGGCGGGGTCTTGCCGGCGTATCTCTACTTTGGTGAGGACCTCAGATGCAGGCTGGGCAAGTTGTCCAGCAAAGGTGACAGGCATGTCGTACTGCTGAACCCACGGGGCCTCGATGTGTCGGATGCCAGAAGTTCCGGCAAGAGCGGCCTGCCAGGTGCTTTCGGCGTCAGCACCGAGTGGATTGGTCGTCCCCATACCTGTGACGACGACACGCTTGAGCGTGGTGGACATGAGTGAACTCCTCGGTCATGGGGCCGTCGGAGCTGGCTCGGCTCGACGACTGGGCTAGGGGCCGCGGGTGCCCAGAGGGTGTAAGCCCCTGCGACACCCGCGCTATGACTGCGATCAGGCGCTCTGGGCGATCTTGATGAAGTCCACTGCGTCCTGAACCGTCATGAGGTTTTTCACTTCCTCATCAGGGATACGCACATCGAATTTCTCTTCAGCGTTGACGACGATCGTCATCATCGAGAGAGAGTCGATGTCCAGATCGTTGGTGAAGGATTTCTGCGGCTCGACCTCGGAGGTCTCGACGCCGGTCTCCTCGTTGACGATCTCGGCGAGGCCCGCGAGGATCTCCTGCTCGGTCGCTGCCATGGTGTTTTCCTTTCGTTATGCCTGCTCACGAGCCGCGAGGGCGCCGTGAGTGGGTGTTATGTCTGCCACGGTGCGTGGCAGGGCCCGATTACCCGTCGGGCCTGGCGGGTCGTTCACGGGAGGCGGACCACCTGGGCTGCCCAGGTCAATCCGGCTCCGAAACCCATCTGCAAAGCGAGCATGCCGCTGCGGATGCGTCCTTCTCGGTAGAGCCGAGCCGTGGCCAAGGGTATGGAAGCAGCGGAGGTGTTCGCCATTTCTGCGATGTCTTCGCGTGCCACGATGACGTGACTAGGCAGTTCGAGCTTCTTAGCCATGGCGTCGATGATGCGGACGTTGGCTTGGTGGGGAATGAAAACGTCGATGTCGTTGACGGTGACCCCAGCGGCCGTGAGAGCTTGGCGGGCGACGTCGAGGATCGTGTAGGACGCCCACCGGAAAACGGATGGTCCTTGCATCCCAATCCATGGCCAACGTCGTTCTTCATCAGTGGCATTGGGGTTTTCGATGCGGCGGCGATATTCAAGCCAGTTTGGTTCTTGGGCGATGAAATCGCTGTGCTTACCGTCGGCTCCCCAAATGGTTTGGGCGATACCGGCAGTGGGGGAAGGGCCAACGAGAGCCGCGCCAGCGCCGTCACCGAAGATGAATGCTGTTCCGCGATCGGTGGGGTTACGGAAATCGGAGAACTTCTCCACACCGATCACGAGGGTGTAGGTGGATAGACCAGTGCGGATAGCCGAATCGGCTGCAGCGATGCCGTAGGTGTAGCCCGAGCAGGCGGCGCTGAGGTCGTAGGCGGCTGCACCGGTGATGCCTAGTTCGGTGGCAACTATTGGTGCTGCTGCCGGAGTCAAAGTCGGGTAGGTCACGCTGGCGAGAATGACTTGGTCAACTTTTTCTGCAGCTATGCCTGCGTGGTCCAGGGCTGCTTGAGCGGCCCTGGCGGCCATGTAGACGATGGTTTCGTTTTCGTTGGCGACGCGGCGTTCGGCGATGCCGGAACGGTCGCGGATCCACTCGTCGCTGGAGTCGATCGCTTCGACGATGTCGGCGTTGGGCACTACCCGGGATGGGCGGTAGTCACCGATGCCAAGGATGCTGGATCCTGGTGCCCCCGTAGTGGTTTGAAGTCGCAGCTCACTCATGATGTCTCCTACCTACACTGCATGCTGTTGCGATCAGGGTCTCGCATCTGCGCTGCCGTGGGTCGTTCACTCGGTGGCAGGGAAGAGACGCAACAGCGGCATTCCCGGGGAGACAGGGTCGCCATCAGCGACAAGCCATTCAATGACACGGGATTCGCTAGAGGCGATCACGGGGGCGGTTTCACGGAGTGAACTGATGGTGGCGAGGGTTTGACCTGCCTCGAGGGGGTCACCTTCTTCAGTGCTGACACCTTCAGCAAATGTGATCGTGCCCTTCATTGGGGAGACGATGAGCCGCCAGTCGGGGGCGCTACCGGCGTAGCACTCGCTGCTGCCGTGTTCTTCGATCATGCGTTTGGCGGCAGGGATGTCTTCGGGGGTGTTTAGCGCCAGACGCTCGACACCTTTCATCGCTCGTTTGGCTAGCCCTGTCAGGGTTCCAGCTGGGGGAATTTCGATGATGCCGGTGACGCCCATAGCCAGCATGGTTTCCATGGTGAGGTCCCAGCGGACTGGGCGGGTCACCTGGTCGACCATCGCGTTCAGGAAAGCGCGCCCGTTGGTCATGACAGAGCCGTCGCGGTTGGTGATGAGGGGCACCCGGGCATCGTGGGTGCTCATGGCGCGGGCGTATCCAGAAAGCACTGAGGAGGCTGGCTCCATGTGGTGGGTGTGGAACGCGCCAGCAACTTTCAACGGCATAACCCGAGTTTTGGTCGGTGGCTGCGCAGCAAGGGCAGCGAGTTGCTCGAGTGTGCCTGCGGCGACGATCTGGCCAGCACCGTTGCAGTTCGCTGCGGTCAGCCCTAGAGACTGCAGGTGTGTCAGGACTTCTTCGCGCTCACCTCCCAGGACTGCTGACATCCCTGTGGGGGTGACGGCGCTTGCCGCGGCCATTGCTTTGCCTCGTTCGCGCACAAACACCATGGCCTGTTCGGCGGTGATGACCCCGGTGGCGGCTGCTGCAGTGATTTCGCCGACGGAGTGGCCAGCACCGACACCGATGGCACGGAATCCGTCTGCCGGGTGTTCGAACAGGGAAAGCAGCGATAGCAGCCCGGCCGCAACGATGAGGGGCTGGGCGATGGCGGTGTCTTTGATGGTTTCTTCGCCGGAGACCGTGCCGTGGGTGATGAGGTCAAGGTCTGCGGCGGCAGAGAGCCATGCGAGACGGTCCTGGAAGCCGGGAAGCTCTAGCCATGGAGAGAGGAAGCCGGGTTTTTGGGACCCCTGTCCGGGGCTGACGATCGCAAGCACACGTTCACCTTTCCGTGATGTCCGGTAACTCCGCAGGGGGAAACCGGTTGAAGTACTCGTGAGTATTTTGTGTAATTCCTACAAATTTTCTTCGTTGAGCGTTAGTGGAAGAAGTTACTGACGAGTTGCCCCATCATCTGCACGGCTTGCTGCCGCAGCCTCAAGGCGCCCCACGGTCAGGGCTACTTCCACGACATACGCCTCACGCGGGTTGGTGAGGTCGTAGCCAATGTGCTCTTCAATACGAGAAAGCCGGTACCGGACCGTATTGGCGTGGACGAACAATGAGCGCGCAGTGGCTTCCACGCTGCGGCCGCAGCGCAAATAACTGTCGGCTGTTTCCAACAGCCCGTTACCCAAGGCATCTAGGGGGGTAAAAACATGCTCAACCAGATGCCTGCGCGCCGTGACATCACCATCAAGAATCCGCTCGGGCAACAGCTCCTCGGCGGCTACTGGTCGAGGCGCATTCACCCACCCTGGGCATGCACGGCTTCCCGCGAGCGCGGCATGGGCAGATTTGTTTGCCGTCATTAGGTGCGCAACGCTTGGCCCGTACACCAGTGGCCCTGGCCCGAAGCAGTGCGAGAGTTCGCTGACGGTTTTTCCGGGGTTCTCGGCGCCGCCAATCATCAAAACCAACCGGCGTCCTTGGACAGAAAAAAGAGAATCTATTCGTTGCCGTCGTAGGTGGGAGCGCATCTGGTCAACGGCTTCGTCGGCAGCGTGGGGGGTTTCTCCCACGACAACGAACACACTGTGTCGGTCATGCCAGCCGATCGTGGCTGCTCGTGAGACGACGTCATCGTCGTATTCGCCGCGCATAACCGCATCCACGACGAGGGATTCCATTCGGGCATCCCAGGCTCCGCGGGATTCAGCTGCGACGGCGTAGGCGCGGGCGGCTGAGAATGCGACTTCGCGAGAGAACGTTGCTACGGCTGCGCGTACCGC
This region of Dermatophilus congolensis genomic DNA includes:
- a CDS encoding PucR family transcriptional regulator, with amino-acid sequence MSPDHSRPTQIRTSTLDAITASADHITAAVRSCLEERLAWYSRLPADTRSWVGILAQSAIRAFIAWYRAGQREGESFASVFSLAPRELTRSISLSQTVELTRTVVSVVEEHVMALAAADEIDAVRAAVATFSREVAFSAARAYAVAAESRGAWDARMESLVVDAVMRGEYDDDVVSRAATIGWHDRHSVFVVVGETPHAADEAVDQMRSHLRRQRIDSLFSVQGRRLVLMIGGAENPGKTVSELSHCFGPGPLVYGPSVAHLMTANKSAHAALAGSRACPGWVNAPRPVAAEELLPERILDGDVTARRHLVEHVFTPLDALGNGLLETADSYLRCGRSVEATARSLFVHANTVRYRLSRIEEHIGYDLTNPREAYVVEVALTVGRLEAAAASRADDGATRQ